One window of Larus michahellis chromosome 19, bLarMic1.1, whole genome shotgun sequence genomic DNA carries:
- the E2F2 gene encoding transcription factor E2F2: MLRLPRGVSPAPGRGGTALPPPPPHHHPKKVMSVMGSVERGASSLGSPPLSTGSFTQVYTPAAVSVPAALGGCLYATPQGPQLRTLRSASAGRLQAKRKLDLEGPEFRTPKGKGRTLAQVPSPRTPKSPGEKTRYDTSLGLLTKKFIRLLNESPDGVVDLNRAAEVLEVQKRRIYDITNVLEGIQLIRKKSKNHIQWMGTGIFEDAAVTEKQQALRGEVAELARTERTLDQVLQDCALQFHQLTDDEANQRLAYVTYQDLCAISSFQEQTVIAVKAPPETQLEVPDFSEDNLQLHLKSTNGPIEVYLCPEEITEESPTKDHDVPPAATSPRDHAVPPSLPHSPGTAPQPPHTAPQSWGGTGSPSSPSSLPLAVQGGPSSLLEVEAGLLGSPPHLLQQTEDQLPCTPSHLDSGPFVTFSPPLEQDDYLWGLEGEGISDLFEAYDLGDLLKH; the protein is encoded by the exons ATGCTGCGGCTTCCCAGGGGAgtgtcccccgccccggggagggggggcaccgccctcccgcccccccctccccaccaccacccgaaGAAGGTCATGTCGGTGATGGGCTCTGTGGAGCGGGGGGCTtccagcctgggcagccccccGTTATCCACCGGCTCCTTCACCCAGGTCTACACgccggcggctgtcagcgtccccgctgccctggggggGTGTCTTTATGCCAccccccagggtccccagctCAGGACCCTCCGCTCGGCCTCGGCGGGACGGCTGCAG GCCAAGAGGAAGCTGGACCTGGAAGGCCCCGAATTTCGCACGCCCAAGGGGAAGGGCAGGACGCTGGCGCaggtccccagccccagga CCCCCAAGTCTCCTGGGGAGAAGACCCGCTACGACACCTCGCTGGGGTTGCTTACCAAAAAATTCATCCGTTTGCTGAACGAGTCACCCGACGGCGTGGTGGATCTCAACCGGGCGGCCGAGGTGCTGGAGGTCCAGAAACGACGCATCTACGACATCACCAACGTGCTGGAGGGCATCCAGCTCATCCGCAAGAAGTCCAAGAACCACATCCAGTGGAT ggggacagggatctTTGAGGACGCGGCGGTGACGGAGAAGCAGCAGGCGCTGCGGGGGGAGGTGGCCGAGCTGGCCAGGACGGAGAGGACGCTGGACCAGGTCCTGCAGGACTGTGCCTTGCAGTTCCACCAGCTGACCGATGACGAAGCCAACCAGAG GCTGGCCTATGTCACCTACCAGGACCTCTGTGCCATCAGCAGCTTCCAGGAGCAGACGGTGATCGCCGTGAAGGCTCCTCCGGAGACGCAGCTGGAGGTGCCGGACTTCAGCGAG GACAACCTCCAGCTCCACCTGAAGAGCACCAACGGCCCCATCGAGGTGTACCTCTGCCCGGAGGAGATCACGGAGGAGAGCCCCACCAAGGACCACGACGTCCCCCCCGCTGCCACCTCCCCACGGGACCACGCCGtacccccttccctgccacacAGCCCCGGGACAGCCCCTCAGCCGCCCCACACCGCCCcgcagagctgggggggcacGGGATCCCCCTCCTCACCATCATCTCTGCCTCTCGCTGTCCAAGGGGGGCCCAGTTCCTTGCTGGAGGTGGAAGCCGGTCTCCTGGGCTCGCCCCCACACCTCTTGCAGCAGACGGAGGACCAGCTGCCCTGCACCCCCTCCCACCTGGACTCAGGACCCTTCGTCACCTTCTCGCCCCCCCTGGAACAGGACGACTATCTCTGGGGGCTGGAGGGCGAGGGCATCAGTGACCTCTTCGAGGCGTACGACCTGGGGGACCTGCTGAAGCACTGa